A region of the Desulfovibrio sp. Fe33 genome:
GAATCCTCATACACGTCAATAGCCATTTCTCCCACTCCTATTGGTATTGATTTTCCGCGTCGTCTTCGTCGATGAGCAGGCGGTAGACGAGACCGCCTTCCATGGGAATGAATTGCTTGCAGAACCTTTGCTGCAACGAGAAATCGTTGGCTTCGTAAAAACGGTGCGCGTTCTCGAAGGCCCGGCCTTCGCCGGTCTCCAGGAATATGGATCGTCCCGTCTCGCGGGCCACCCTCCGAATCATTTCGGCCACAAGGGCCGAGCCGATGCCCAGCCTGCGGAATTCGGGGTCCACGGTGATGCCGTAGAGCTCGAACTCGCCGGGCCAGTGCATGATCGGGCCGTAGCAGAGGAAGCCTATGATCCGGCTCTCCTCCGCATCTTCGAGTTTTGCAACGAGGAAGGTCTGGGCCTCCTCACCGTTGCCGTAGGCGCAGTCCCAGGCCATGTCCTCGGCGGACATCATCGCGTCCGACGAAAACAGCCCGCTGGAGGCTGCCATGTTCAGGACGGTTTCCACGTCCTCGGGCGTGATGCCGGTGGAGATGCGGACTTCCCGCATTTCCTCGGAAGCGTCGTCATTTCTGGTTGTCGTGTCCATGGTGGTTCCGAATCCGCTAGGGGAGTAGTCAGGCGAGACGGTCTGTCCGTCCGCTCGGTTGTGCGTTCATGGATGTATAGTTCATGGACGAGGTGTCGCCGACGACCTGAATGGAATCGACATGAATGGAATCGATGCCGAGCGTACTCGAGGCCGTGCCGGTGACTTCGCAAGTCCTGCCTTCCAGTGAGCCGGGGTCCTGGTTGACGCCCAGGAGCAGATACTCCGTGTCGCCGTCCTTGATGACCAGCCCGAAGTCGGTGTTGACCACCAGACCCCAGACGGTGACGGTGCCGTCGGCGGCAGAGGCCGCGACGGACAGGGCGGGAGAAACGCAGAGGGCCATGACCAGCAGCAAGGGAAACAGTAATTTTCGCATGGGCTATCCTGATATGTTGTTTTCCACGGGCGCAAAGCTTTCGACGACCATGGACTCCACCCCGCACTCCTTGCGGACCACGCCGGTGAAGATTGCTTCCGTCCTCGACAGAGAGAGGAGGTTGGGGAGGCTTTTGAAGTTCTCCACGAGAATTTCCCGCTCATCCTTGCAGGCGATCAGCACTTCGGTCACGCGGAATTGCTTGTCCCACTGTCTGGGGACAAGCGTTCCTCTGACTATGACCGTGTCTTGCTGATGTCTTTTTTCTTGCGGCATGAAACTTCTCTACCAGGTGTTTTGAAGTCATGACAAAAGCATGGAGCGTGCCAGCGGGTTAATTGGTTGGAATATATGAGGAAAGCTGGATTGAGCCTCTTCTTGAATCGGAATTGATTGTTCCTGTTTATAGCCTGAGGCGGACGAGGCAGGCAGAAACGGGCGAAGAACAGGCCGGGAAGGGGGTGTGCTTCTGGTAAAAAAGTTAGTATTTTCATAATGTTGAAACAATATAGGAATATTTTATTCCGATTGTATGCAATACGGAACTACTAATTCTTTTTTTTACGAAAGTTCATTTTGTCGAGGCCGTGGCGATTTAGCAGTTTCGAGAGCTGCCTGGTGGTCACGCCCGCCCGCTGGGCCGCGTCCTTGATGACGCCGCGACACTGCTCCAGGAGGCTCGACAGGTATTGGCGCTCGAACTTGTCCAGGGTGATGCGCCTCGCCTCCTTGAGGGGCAGGCTGGTCTTCACCGGGGAGGTGACCACCTCTCCCTGGGTGTCGAGCAGGTCGGGCGGGAAGCTCTCGGGCTGGAGGACGTCGCCGGTTTCCAGGATACAGGCCCGCTCGATGACGTTTTCGAGCTCGCGCACGTTGCCCGGCCACTCGTATTCCAGCAGCGTGTCCAGCACCTGGGGGTGGATGCCCTTGACCTCGGTGTTGAGCAGGCCATTGAACTGTTGAATGAACGCCTCGGACAGGCGGGGAATGTCCTCGCGCCGCTCCCGCAGGGGCGGGATGCGGATGGGGAAGACGTTGAGCCGGTAGAACAGGTCGCGCCGGAACTTGCCGCGTTCGCACAGCTCCTGCATGTCCTCGTTGGTGGCAGCGATGATGCGCA
Encoded here:
- a CDS encoding GNAT family N-acetyltransferase, translated to MDTTTRNDDASEEMREVRISTGITPEDVETVLNMAASSGLFSSDAMMSAEDMAWDCAYGNGEEAQTFLVAKLEDAEESRIIGFLCYGPIMHWPGEFELYGITVDPEFRRLGIGSALVAEMIRRVARETGRSIFLETGEGRAFENAHRFYEANDFSLQQRFCKQFIPMEGGLVYRLLIDEDDAENQYQ